The Dunckerocampus dactyliophorus isolate RoL2022-P2 chromosome 1, RoL_Ddac_1.1, whole genome shotgun sequence genome has a segment encoding these proteins:
- the si:ch211-220i18.4 gene encoding SRSF protein kinase 3, translating to MMERSRRSLYSAPLQRHTKCGLSHSSEARACLEQLELKDAEDPREYCYGGYHPVQIGDTFNRRYKVLSKLGWGYFSTVWLCMDLSLGRRVAVKVLKSGASFTQAGQDELTLLRCAGGSSSRHPHSEKIVQLQDEFKLAGVNGVHICLVLELLGPDLRSLQMHFGNRRLFQPCVKQILTQVLQGLDYLHNQCKIIHTDIKPENILLCLNEQSHSGPMGSSSMFGVPTEDEDESTEKEEATPYMLNEATVKIADLGSSCWVYKHFCGAIQTRQYRSLEVLLGSEYGPPADIWSAACMAFELLTGDSLFEPKAGASFSLEEDHIAQIMELLGKIPPTVVFSGKYSSQYFSRRGDLRRVGPLRIWNLYDVLVEKYHFPLDEASTFSDFLLHMLDYYPERRATAAQCLIHPWLTS from the exons TAAATGTGGGTTATCCCACAGTTCCGAGGCCCGAGCATGCCTGGAGCAGCTGGAGCTCAAGGACGCTGAAGACCCAAGAGAATATTGTTATG GTGGTTATCACCCTGTGCAGATAGGTGACACATTTAACAGAAGGTACAAGGTGCTCTCCAAGCTCGGCTGGGGTTATTTCTCCACAGTGTGGCTCTGTATGGACCTCAG TTTGGGTCGGCGTGTTGCAGTGAAGGTTCTGAAGAGTGGAGCCAGTTTCACTCAGGCAGGACAGGATGAACTTACTCTCCTAAGATGT GCCGGTGGTTCTTCCAGCAGACATCCACACAGTGAGAAGATTGTTCAGCTTCAGGATGAATTCAAGCTGGCTGGAGTCAATGGCGTTC ACATATGTCTTGTGTTGGAGCTACTGGGACCAGACTTGAGAAGTTTGCAGATGCACTTTGGGAATCGACGACTGTTTCAGCCTTGCGTCAAACAAATACTCACTCAG GTGCTGCAAGGTTTGGATTACCTTCACAATCAGTGTAAAATCATCCACACGGACATTAAGCCAGAGAACATCCTGCTGTGTTTGAACGAACAGTCTCACAGTGGACCAATGGGTAGCAGCAGTATGTTCGGTGTACCAactgaggatgaggatgagtcTACAG aaAAAGAAGAGGCCACACCCTATATGTTAAATGAAGCTACAGTGAAGATTGCTGACCTGGGGAGTTCTTGTTGGGTG TACAAACATTTCTGTGGGGCGATCCAAACTCGTCAGTACCGTTCACTGGAGGTCTTACTGGGGTCCGAGTACGGACCGCCAGCGGACATCTGGAGCGCCGCCTGCATG GCCTTTGAGTTGCTTACTGGAGACTCACTGTTCGAACCCAAAGCAGGCGCCTCCTTCTCCCTGGAGGAAG ATCATATAGCCCAGATCATGGAGCTGCTTGGTAAAATACCACCAACTGTAGTTTTTTCTGGGAAATACTCTTCACAGTACTTCAGCCGCAGAG GTGACCTTCGGCGTGTCGGACCGCTACGGATCTGGAACCTCTACGACGTTCTGGTGGAGAAATACCACTTCCCCTTGGATGAAGCCTCCACGTTCTCTGACTTCTTACTGCACATGTTGGATTATTATCCAGAGAGGAGGGCCACTGCTGCACAGTGTCTCATCCACCCTTGGCTAACCTCCTGA